Part of the Bacillota bacterium genome is shown below.
TGCCGAAACCGACGAATCTCAGGTTGGGAGAGAGCCAATCCGTCTGGTGGAACGCCAGGACCCACGCGTTCACGAGCGGGTAGAACACCCAGGCGAGCAGTGTTGCCGCGGCTGGCATCACAAAGGCAAGCCCGAGACGTGCTTGGCGCATGGACCCGCTCGCACCACCCATAGTCTGCTTTGCGAACACGCCGTGACCGCGCGCCGACGTCGGAACGTTCCCTGCAGGCCTCGGGAGAGGCCAGGCACCCCGTGACGGAGGTGCCCGGCTGAACCGCGCCCCCCGCCGGGTGCTGCGTCAGCGCGCGAGGACTTCGTTCATCCGCACCTCCGCAGACTCCATGGCGTCCCGGGCGCTCTTGCGGCGCAGCAGGACTTGCTGGAACTCCTCGTACATGATTTGGCGCAGTTGCTGAAGCTGCGGGATGTTCGGCAAGGGTCGAGCGTAGCGGGTTTGCTCGAGGAACGGTCGCAGCAGCGGGTCCTGGAAGCGCGGGAAGCCTGCCGCGGAGTACCGCGTGGGGAACGTCATCGTATACCGAGCCATGTTCTCGGGCATCACGAAGAACTTCACGAATTCCCACGCGGCGTCCGGGCGTTTGCTCTGCTTCGTGATCACCACGTTCCACCCGGCGAGGAGAGACGCTCGGGTCTCCCACTCCGGGACCAGTGCACTGCCGAGCTCGGCGCGTGGATTGGCCGCTTTGATGGGATCAATGTCGTAGGAGCCGGTCAACGTCATGGCTACCCGGTTGTTGGCCATCAGACGGCGCACGTCGTCCCCTGTGTTCTCGAGAGTGCTCGACGGCACCACGCCGTCGAAGTAAAGCTGCGACAGGAACTCTGCAGCGCGCAGCGCCTTGGGTTCGGACACCGTCGCCCGCGTGAGGTCCTTGGAGACGAAGTCGCCGCCCGAGCACCACATGAGGGTGATGAGGTTCATGGTGACGTTGTTCGGCTCTTTTCCGGGATAGCCGTAGCCGTAACGCCCTGCCGAAGTGAGGCGCCTCGCGTAAGTCGCAAGCTCTTGCCACGTGGCCGGGCCTCTGTTCGGGTCCAACCCTGCGGCGCGGAAGGCCGCTTTGTCGTACAACAGCGCGGCTGTCTCGGTCCGGTACGGGACTCCGAAGCGCTTACCCTCGAAGGTCGCCTTGATCCAGGTGTTGGGTAGGAAGTCCTTTTCGTCGAGATCCCGAGCGATGTACTCGTCGAGAGCGAGCAACCTCCCTGTCGAGGCGAACGGAACATTCCAGTCCACAGCCACGTTCATGACGTCGGGTGCGTTGCCCGTCACGAGAGAGACCAGGTACTTCTCGAACATGCCCTCCCACGGGAAGAACTCTACCTGAACCCGGATGTCGGAATGAGTACGGTTAAACTCTTCGACGATAGCGCGCGCGACGTCCTGGTTCCACGCGCCCGCCCACCACGTAATCTGTTTGACTGCCGCAGCTGCCGAACAGGACCACACAGCCCCGATCGCAGCGGCTACAAGGAGCACAGCTACTCGCGTCCTCACCCCTGCCACTCCCTTCCTTGATTCTTGGGCCGGCACCTCCACCACACAAGTCGAATCCCGCTGCATTACGGCCCGTGCCCTGCGCCCATGCACCTCCTTCCACCATACCATTCCTCAGGGCCGCCGCAACTAGAGGCGCTTGTAGCGGTCGAAGACCTCTTTCACCCGAGCGCCCGTGGACAGCTCCCCCCGCACCTTGTCCTCCATCTGTTTGATAGCTTCAGCCTTCACCAGCACCTCTTCCGCCAAATGGGCCGGCATGACAATGACTCCGTCCGCATCGCCGAATATCCAGTCGCCTGGATTGACCCGCACTTGCGAGGTGAGGCTGCCACTCATGGCGATGGGAGTCTGGAAATCCTCGACCCTCCACCGCTTGTCCGACTCGATGGGAGACGTATACCTGACGAAGACTGGCCAGTCTTCCATTTCCAGTAGGATCCGGCTGTCTCTTATTCCACCGTCGATGACGATACCGACGGCGCCACGGGCGCGAGCCGCGGCGCTCATCAGATCGCCCCAGTGGCCGACCGGGTTCCCGGATTCGGCATTGACCACGATGACGGACCCGGCGGTGATGGCCTCCAGCATGCGGAAATCTTCCAGCTTAGGGTTGTTAAACTCGCCCTCCACGCGAGGATCCCGCCGCCCCACGACCGTGAAGGCAGGCCCTGCCACCACCATGTCGCGCCGGAGGGGCCTGATCGCCAGTGAGAGACACTGAGCAGGGTAACCCATCTCATCAAGCACATCGTAGACGGCGGCAGCGTACAGACTCCTATACCGCCGTGCCATCTCTAACACATCTATCGCCATTCTGGCAGATACCCCCCTCAGGCGGCGTGCTCACGGCTCTTATCCCGTTAGTCTTGTCGGTCTTGGATCGTGACGATCATCTCCCGCACCCGGTACAAGCTGGAGCCACGCGTACTTACCCGGTCCGGGTTGTCCCTGCGCCCGCGTGACGCTTTCTCGGCTAACTTGCCGAATCGGCAACACCGGGCCGCTTGATTGCGCCTATAGGGCACGGCAGCTCTGAATGACACGGGCGCAAGCGTCTCGTACTGCGAAACATGCGTCTCCCTTGTGCGTCGTGTAGATATACGACAGAAAGCCCCACATTCCTCCCGCGAGCGTGGCCGGATGTCGCTTTTCGCACTTGTGGTTGCCGCCAAGCCGGCATGCGTGTTCGTATCTTGCGCTCCGGCGAGTGGTCTTCGCTTCCGTCGCGGTTTGAGACCCGACCGTGGTGGGTTACTTGGGAGCCCTCCTTCGTCGCCTGCGTTGGATTCGGCGCAAGCACCACAAGCAAGTTGGCGGGGCTTGCGGGCGAGTTTCGCTGTTTTGCTGGCCCGGTCTGGGTCGCCCCGGAGCATGATCCACCAAGCGACGATGAGGAGCTTGGGGGCCAAGGCGGGCGCTGCTATGCAGGAACTTCGCGGGATATACCTGCGGACCGCCTCGCGTTATCTGCGGTAACCTAGAGGAGCCGTCCCACCCACGGGAGGCGTGGCTGGAAGTTATCACCGACGCCGTGAGACCGTTCCGTGCGACCAATGGTGGGCAGCTCTTATAACAGCCGGATCCCCGATTCACTGTTAGTTTCCGGGGGCGGAAGTGGCCGCCTATGGGCTGCCAAGAGCTCATACTCCGGCACCACCACGGGATACCAGCCGTCGACCCGCATTTGCTGCGGATCTTGCGGTCCACCGTCTCGCTGGACCGCCTCCCACAGGCGCTGGTGCCGGATGCTTCTTTGTGCCGCATACTGCGGCAGGGTAAGGATCAGGCGAGTATGCTCCACAGCCAAGGGGCTTTCGGATTGCAACTTGGAGCTTAACGGCGCCGGCAAGACCACCATCATCCGCATCCTGTCGACGCTGATCGAGCCCACCAGCGGGACGGCCTCCATCTGCGGCCACGACGTTCGCACCGATCCCGCTGCCGCCCGCGCCTGCCTCGGCGTGGTGATGGCCGGCGAACGCCACCTCTACTGGAAACTCACTGGCCGGGAAAACCTCGAGTATTTTGCGACCCTCTACCACGTACCGGCCCGCGCGATCCCTGGCCGCATCCGCGCGGTGCTCGACCGGCTCGGCCTGTCGGAGCGCGCCGATGAGCTGGTCGAACGCTACTCGACGGGCATGCGGCAGCGCCTCTCCCTGGCCCGAGCTCTGCTCCACGACCCGCCGGCTCTCTTGCTCGACGAGCCGACTCTGGGGCTTGACCCGCAGGCGGCCCGGACTCTGCGGGAACTCGTCCTGGAGCTCAAGGCCGAGGGCCGGGCCATCCTCCTCACCACCCATTACATGGACGAAGGCGACTTCCTGTGCGACCGGGTGGCCATCATCAACCACGGCCGCATCGTCGCCTGCGACACGCCCGAAGCCCTCAAGCGCCGCCTGCCCGGACAGCGCCTGTTCCGGCTGGGACTGGCCGGCGCCGACGGGCACCTGGAGCGGTTGAGGCGGCACCTGCCGGACCTCCACGTGGTCGACGTGCACCAGGAGCCCGGCGGGTCGGCCACCTCGCTCACCCTCACGCTCCCGGACGGCCGGCGGGACACAGCCGACGTCGTCCACGCCGTGTTTGCCGAAGGGCTGCAGCTGCTCAACTTCTCCGTGAAGGAACCGACGCTCGAGGACGTGTTCATCGCCATGACGGGCCGCGCCCTTCGCGATTGAGGGGTGGAACGGCGAATGCGCGCCGCCTGGGCGGTCGCCCGCAAGGAACTCCTCATCATGCTCCGCTACCCGACGTGGTCGGTGGGGCTTCTGGTCTGGCCCGTGCTCTTTCCGGCCGCCTACGTCTTCTTCGGGCGGGCGCTGGCGGGGCCGGCCGGCGAGGGTATCGCCACCTTCCAGGCCGTCGCCGGCACCGGGGACTACGTGGGCTACGTCCTGCTCGGCACCACCCTCTGGATGGTGCTCAACACCGCCCTGTGGATGCTCGGCTCCCACCTGCGGCAGGAGCAGTGGCGGGGGACGCTTGAGGCGAGCTGGGTCTCGCCTGCTTCCCGGATGTGGCTGCTCGCCGGCGCCGGAGCCGTGCAAGTGGTCCAGTCGCTGGCGCTGATGGTGGTCACCCTGGTTGAGCTGCGGCTGTTGTACGGCTTCCACGTGCGGGGGAGCCTCGACCTCATCGCGCTGCTCTTGGTGCTGTCGGTAGTTGCCGTGACGGGGCTCGGCGTAGTGTTCGCAAGCCTCGTGCTGCGGGTGAGGGAGACGGATGCGATGGTGTTCTTCGTGCGGGGGCTGTTCACGGTCTTCGCCGGTATCACCTTCCCCATCGAGGTGATGCCGGGATGGATGCAGGCGGTGAGCAAAGCCTTTCCCCTAACGTATGCCATCCGCAGCCTGCGCGGCGTGGCGCTCGCCGGGTGGACGTGGGAGCAGGTAAAGGGCGATGCGCTGGCGCTCGTATGCTTCGGCGCGGGCTTCGTGGCGCTGGGGTTCTGGGTGTTTCGAACGGTCGAGCGCACGGCCCGGCGTACGGGTAGCCTCGCCCACTACTGAGGAACTTCGCCCACTACCGAGGAGGTGTGGATCATCGGGACGGCCATGCGGGTGCTCTTCGCCACCGTCAGGCGGGAGTGGCTTGTCTTCCTGCGCTACCCGATGAACGCCGTGATGCGCTTGGTGGAGCCCGTCATGTGGCTTGCGCCCGTGTACTTCCTCGGGATGAGCTTCACGAGCGGCGGGCGCTTGCCGGGGTTCGAGACGACGACGGGGACGTCCAACTTCCTTTCCTTCGTCCTGCTCGGGGGCATCGTGGGCAGCTACATCAGCGCGGTGTTCTGGGGGCTTGGCTTCGCGGTGAAGCAGCAGATGGACGAGGGGACGCTCGAGGCGGTCTGGCTGACCCCCAACTCCAGGCTGTGGCTGCTCGTGGGACGCAGCCTGTTCGGGGTGCTGATCACCGGCCTCAACACCGTCTCGGTGCTGACCATGGCGCACTTCTTGTTCGGCTTCACCGCAGGAGGCCCGCTGGGGCCTGCCCTGCTCGTTCTCATTCCGACCGTCGTGGCGCTCTACGGATTCGGGTTTGCGTACGCGGCCATCGTGCTGTTCGCCCGGGAAGCCAACTTCCTGACCGACGTGGGCAGCTTCCTGGTGCAGGTGCTGTGTGGGGTCAACTTCCCCGTGACGGCGCTGCCGCGAGCCCTCATGGTG
Proteins encoded:
- a CDS encoding ABC transporter ATP-binding protein, yielding MELNGAGKTTIIRILSTLIEPTSGTASICGHDVRTDPAAARACLGVVMAGERHLYWKLTGRENLEYFATLYHVPARAIPGRIRAVLDRLGLSERADELVERYSTGMRQRLSLARALLHDPPALLLDEPTLGLDPQAARTLRELVLELKAEGRAILLTTHYMDEGDFLCDRVAIINHGRIVACDTPEALKRRLPGQRLFRLGLAGADGHLERLRRHLPDLHVVDVHQEPGGSATSLTLTLPDGRRDTADVVHAVFAEGLQLLNFSVKEPTLEDVFIAMTGRALRD
- a CDS encoding ABC transporter permease; protein product: MWIIGTAMRVLFATVRREWLVFLRYPMNAVMRLVEPVMWLAPVYFLGMSFTSGGRLPGFETTTGTSNFLSFVLLGGIVGSYISAVFWGLGFAVKQQMDEGTLEAVWLTPNSRLWLLVGRSLFGVLITGLNTVSVLTMAHFLFGFTAGGPLGPALLVLIPTVVALYGFGFAYAAIVLFAREANFLTDVGSFLVQVLCGVNFPVTALPRALMVIGLALPVTYGIDLMRVLVLGTRPLVAVPIAVAILLASAAAFVLVGIRSFAAMERRVRAAGTAGMH
- a CDS encoding ABC transporter substrate-binding protein: MRTRVAVLLVAAAIGAVWSCSAAAAVKQITWWAGAWNQDVARAIVEEFNRTHSDIRVQVEFFPWEGMFEKYLVSLVTGNAPDVMNVAVDWNVPFASTGRLLALDEYIARDLDEKDFLPNTWIKATFEGKRFGVPYRTETAALLYDKAAFRAAGLDPNRGPATWQELATYARRLTSAGRYGYGYPGKEPNNVTMNLITLMWCSGGDFVSKDLTRATVSEPKALRAAEFLSQLYFDGVVPSSTLENTGDDVRRLMANNRVAMTLTGSYDIDPIKAANPRAELGSALVPEWETRASLLAGWNVVITKQSKRPDAAWEFVKFFVMPENMARYTMTFPTRYSAAGFPRFQDPLLRPFLEQTRYARPLPNIPQLQQLRQIMYEEFQQVLLRRKSARDAMESAEVRMNEVLAR
- a CDS encoding dimethylmenaquinone methyltransferase, with the translated sequence MAIDVLEMARRYRSLYAAAVYDVLDEMGYPAQCLSLAIRPLRRDMVVAGPAFTVVGRRDPRVEGEFNNPKLEDFRMLEAITAGSVIVVNAESGNPVGHWGDLMSAAARARGAVGIVIDGGIRDSRILLEMEDWPVFVRYTSPIESDKRWRVEDFQTPIAMSGSLTSQVRVNPGDWIFGDADGVIVMPAHLAEEVLVKAEAIKQMEDKVRGELSTGARVKEVFDRYKRL
- a CDS encoding ABC transporter permease, producing the protein MRAAWAVARKELLIMLRYPTWSVGLLVWPVLFPAAYVFFGRALAGPAGEGIATFQAVAGTGDYVGYVLLGTTLWMVLNTALWMLGSHLRQEQWRGTLEASWVSPASRMWLLAGAGAVQVVQSLALMVVTLVELRLLYGFHVRGSLDLIALLLVLSVVAVTGLGVVFASLVLRVRETDAMVFFVRGLFTVFAGITFPIEVMPGWMQAVSKAFPLTYAIRSLRGVALAGWTWEQVKGDALALVCFGAGFVALGFWVFRTVERTARRTGSLAHY